DNA sequence from the Gordonia polyisoprenivorans genome:
CGTCCTGGTCATCACGACCCCGAGCGACGCCGCGGCGTTCCAAGGCCTGCTGGGTAGTGGGGACCAGTTCGGGATCAGCATCACCTACGTGCCGCAGCAATCGCCCGATGGACTCGCACAGGCGTTTGTCCTCGGAGCGGACCACATCGGAAACGAGTCGGTTGCACTTGTGCTTGGCGACAACATCTTCTACGGACCGGGACTCGGCACCCAGCTCCAAGGCTTCGATGACCTGGACGGCGGTGCCGTATTCGCCTATTGGGTTGCCAACCCCACCGCGTATGGTGTCGTGGAGTTCGACGACGCTGGCACTGCGGTGTCGCTCGAGGAGAAACCGAGTGAACCGAAGTCGAACTTTGCTGTGCCCGGCCTCTACTTCTACGACAATGACGTGATTGAGATCGCGCGCAATCTTCAGCCCAGTGCACGCGGCGAGTACGAGATCACCGACGTCAACGCTCACTACCTGGCTGAGGGCAAGCTGGCAGTCCGGGTGCTACCCCGTGGCACTGCATGGCTCGACACCGGTACCTTCGATTCGCTGTTGGATGCAGGAAACTTTGTGCGGACCGTGGAGCAGCGGCAAGGACTGAAGATTGCTGTGCCGGAGGAGGTTGCGTGGCGGCAGGGCTACATCAGTGACGATGAGCTCGTCGCCAGGGCTGAGAAGCTGCGCAAGTCTGGGTACGGCGACTACTTGCGGGCCCTGATCGATCGCGGGTGATCAGCCCAATCGGGACTCCCCCCGTACCTGCGCATGAGCGCGTGTGTGCGTCTACTCACTCGATCTTGGCGCTATCTCATATAAGCGACCTTGCGAGATCGTAAACTTTTAATTTGCGAGACGGAAGTCTGATTTAGGTGTGGAATGCGCAGAAGATGAAAGTGCTGTAGTTCGGTAGGGGGAATTCGCGCAATGACGAGGACGACGGGTTATTATTTCGTCCACATTCGCATGCCCGAAAACGGCGTGAACGCTCCAGTGG
Encoded proteins:
- the rfbA gene encoding glucose-1-phosphate thymidylyltransferase RfbA yields the protein MRGIILAGGTGSRLHPITQGVSKQLVPVYDKPMIYYPLTTLMLAGIRDVLVITTPSDAAAFQGLLGSGDQFGISITYVPQQSPDGLAQAFVLGADHIGNESVALVLGDNIFYGPGLGTQLQGFDDLDGGAVFAYWVANPTAYGVVEFDDAGTAVSLEEKPSEPKSNFAVPGLYFYDNDVIEIARNLQPSARGEYEITDVNAHYLAEGKLAVRVLPRGTAWLDTGTFDSLLDAGNFVRTVEQRQGLKIAVPEEVAWRQGYISDDELVARAEKLRKSGYGDYLRALIDRG